The Gemmatimonadota bacterium DNA segment TATCGCCGATTCCCACATCTTCTGTTCACCCGCCGATGGAAAAGTACTCGCATATCCCAAACTAAATGCACAAACCCGTTTACCCATCAAAGGATCCCATGTCGATATTGCACACCTCCTATCATCAAAAGAATCCGCAATCCCCTATAGGAATGGTGCTGCACTCGTCATTCGATTGGCCCCGGCAGACTATCACCGCTACCACTTTCCCGTTGCCGGCATCGCAACCTCATCTACTAAAATCTCTGGACGCTATTATCTCGTCAACCCCATTGCCCTCGACGTAAAACCCGACTTATTTGCCCACAACAAACGCGAAGTGACATACCTCGAAACCGAACACTTTGGACGCATCATGATCATGGAAGTAGCGGGCTGGGGCGTGGGGCGCATCGTCCAAACATACCAGCCGGGCAATGTAGAACGTGGGCAGGAAAAGGGCTATTTCCAATTTGGAGGATCTACTCTGGTACTCTTATTTGAGCCCGGGCGCATTGTCTTTGACAATGACCTGACCCGCGATACACAAGCAGGCATCGAAGTGCAGGTACACGCGGGATCACAACTGGGCGTACAGGCCGCATCATGAAGTCGGAAACACCATCCAGATTAATCGCGCTATCGGGACTGTTCTTTGCCTTTGGCATTGTAATCTATGCCATACACGCGCAATACGAAGTCGCCCTCATAGCTCTTCTATTCGCCGTCCTGCTCAATATATGGCGCGACCCAAAACACGTCGTCCTCAACCGCCTCATTGCAATTTGCACCTATGGCTTTGCACCTGCTATCTTTGTCTATTGCTTTGGATTAAAAGGCCCCCTATCCGTCGCATTGCTCATCGGATACACAGGCGTTTACGCCATAAAATTGTCAGACAAAGACCGGGACGAAATGCCATCATCGGTATTACTCCTGCCGCTGGCATTCACAACGCGCTTTATCATGCCCGACGAACGCGTTGGACAAATTTTATTCATCACATATCTTTTAATGATCGCAGCCATGCTCCTCAACATACCAGCGCGCAAACCAAAAGCGATTGTATTTGCCGCGGTAATCGCAATACTCATCGCAATCTACGCGTGGGCTATCTGGACGGCAATGCAATAAACCTTTAACCCCAAAATACCCTATGCCAACAATCAACCTCATAACCCTCGGCTGCCCCAAAAACACCGTCGATTCCGAGCGCATGCATCACCTCCTCAAGCTCAACGGCTACGACCTCTCGGACGACGCAGAAGACGCCGACATCATCGTCGTCAACACCTGCGGATTCATCGAACCAGCCAAAGAAGAATCAATAGCAACAGTGATGGACGCCGCAGAATACAAAAAAAACGGACGATGTCGCGGCGTCATCGTCACGGGCTGCCTGGCCGAGCGGTACCGAACAGAATTGGAAACCGAACTCGTCGAAGCAGACATGATCGTGGGCCTCGCCGGAGAACGCGAAATCGTCGCACACTGCGATAACCTGTTGGGCACATCGCGCATACACACCATTCGAGATGCAGAAGCACGCCATCTACTCACCCCAAAACACTGGGCGTACTTGCGAATCTCGGACGGATGCGACAGAACATGTGCATTTTGCGCCATCCCGAGCTTTCGCGGAAAAAACAAAAGCGAAAACCTGGATCGCCTCGTCGCCGAAGCCTATCGCATGGTCGGCAATGGCGTGCGCGAAATCGCCCTCATCGCCCAGGACACCATGCGATATGGCGCAGACCTGTATGGCAAACCCCGGCTGATAGACCTGATAGAAGAACTGATCCAAATCGAGAAACTCGACTGGGTGCGGATGTTATACGCATATCCAACCGGTTGGCGCAATGAGTTGATCGACCTCCTGGCAACCGAAGAAAAATTGTGCGCCTATATCGACCTGCCCATCCAGCACGCATCAGACCCCATACTAAAAGCCATGAACCGGGGCACCACAAAAGCGGGCATTCGAAAACTCATCCACACCTTGCGCGAACGCATACCAAATTTGACCATCCGATCGTCAATCATCACCGGATTTCCCGGCGAACGCGATGAACACTTTGCAGAACTCATGGACTTTGTCGATGAAATGCAATTTAACCGCCTCGTCGGATTCACCTATTCACACGAAGAAAATACGCAAGCGGGCGCATTGGAAGACGACGTACCCGCAGACATCAAGCGCGAACGGTTGAACGACCTCATGGCATTGCAGGCGCAAATATCGGGCGAATTGAACGCCGCACATGTGGGACGTACCTTCAAAGTACTGGTAGATGAAGCCTCCGACGACCCGGCATATCACTACGTCGGACGCACGCGAATGGACGCCCCGGAAATCGACGGCGCCGTATTCTTCACAGGACCTGCAAATATCGGCGACTTTGTCGAAGTCGAAATCACCGACGCAACCGAACACGACCTCATCGGACATGTCGTAAAAACCAACGCCCTATTGGAAATCGCGCCCATAAAAATCTGAGGGAAAAATGACCATCATCGCTGCAATGGACAAAAACCGCGTCATTGGTCGGGACAACAAAATGCCCTGGCACATCTCTGAAGAATCGAAGCACTTTCGGCGCACAACAACCGGACATACCTTATTGGTAGGCCGCAAAACATATCAATCCTGGGGTGGCAAACCCCTGCCGGATCGCCTGCATGTCATTGTGAGCCGAACCATGCCCGACACAAAAGGCGTAGATGTGTGCAGATCGCTTGAAGAAGCCATCGAAAAAGCCAGGTCCTATGGCCGCGAAGTATTCATCTGCGGAGGCGGCGAAATATATCGCGCCACACTATCAAAAGCCGACCGGATGATCCTATCGTATATCGACGGCGAGTACGCAGGCGATGAATACTTCCCAGAATTTGACGAAAATGAATGGTTCATCTTAAAAAAAGAGCCACATGATCAATTCACAGTTGTATATTATGAGCGCAAGAGTTAGACAGAGAACTTCTGCTCGTTACGCTTCTCGCCTTTATGCTCCCCCATCAAATATCGACATGTGAAGAGGGGGTATTTCTATATGCACACATATCTCGACCAACTGCAGCACGTATTGGACCACGGCGTAAAAAAGGGAGATCGCACGGGCGTGGGCACAATCTCGTGTTTTGGCCTGCATGCGCGCTATGCAATGGCAGACGGATTTCCCGCAGTAACCACCAAGCGACTGGTGTGGAAATCGATACTATCGGAACTCCTGTGGTTTATATCCGGATCCGACAACATCTACGACTTAAAAACCTATTTGAAAAGCAACCGGCTATGGGATGGCAATTACGAGGACTATTTGAACCGCCTGGGAAGAAATAAAAACGACGGCAGCATGGGGCGTATTTACGGTGTACAGTGGCGGCGATGGAAAGGCGCCAACGGAAAAGTGGTCGATCAACTTCAAAATGCGATTGATCTAATCCGAGAAAACCCCGAATCCCGGCGCATCATGGTCAATGCCTGGAACGCAGCCGAAATAGGCACTCGAGACGTGGCACTGCCCCCTTGTCACAACTTCTTCCAATTCTACGTCGCAGAAGGCAAACTATCCTTACAAATGTACCAGCGATCGTGCGACATGTTTTTAGGCGTACCACTCAACATCGCATCCTATTCCGTATTATTGCACATGGTCGCAAAAATCACGAACCTCACACCCTGCGAATTTATCCATGTCCTGGGCGACGCACACATCTACTTAAACCACCTCGACGCAGTAAAAGAACAACTATCTCGCGAACCATATCCCCTGCCCAAATTGCGGATAAAAGACCGCGGACAAACCGAAATCGATCATTTTGAAATAGACGACTTTGAACTCATCAATTACCAGCACCACGACACCATCCGCGCGGAAATGGCTGTTTAAGACGGCCACCCATTATTCCCTTTTATCGCGTATTGCGCGGATCATCTGCCACAAGATGAATCCAATGCCGACCAGAATAAAAACGGACGTGAGAACCAGGAAAATCTGGAAGCCTAAAGGCAGGTTTTCAAATGGAATGATTGGATACATAGCAGGTAAACCAGTTATTATCTCTTTTGCCGAGCGTCGTCTGAACGGAACGTGAATATCGTGAAAACACTACTCTTAATCTGTGCCGAAAGCGAAGCGCAGATATCTCGCCAATTTATCAACGCGGCAAACGACGCCAAAATCGCCGATCAGGTAGCAGCTACTTCATTTGACAAACTGGAAGAAAGCGTGCGCACCAGCGAAGGCATCGATCGCATTCTCATATTCCCCGCACTAATCGCCCTGCCCGATACAATGCGCGAAAACCTGTTACAACGCATCGCAACTCTCCAAAACGAAAACCCACAAATACGCATCCTACTCACCAGCCCATTGGGCGGCGATCCCCGCTTATTCGACATGATCCAGGACCGCATGGCAGCCGCGCTGAAAAGCACGCAAAACACACCCATATTGACAATAGAAACACCGAATACCTCTCGAATCCTCGACTTTGAAAATTTTGCCACACTACCGAATCAGATCGCAGATATAAGTACACTCGTCCCCGACCGCCAGGGACAGGGCGTCTGGGTACGCGAAGTATTGGACCACACACCCAATGCCGACGCAATCTTTTACGCAGACGCCGACCGTTTCTCAGCCACCGTTGATCTCGCCCTCGTCCGGGAACGAGGATTGTTAATCTACGGACTGGAAGGACAACCCCTGCCCGCCAGCTATGGCGGACCCCTGCGACTGATCATTCCCGGACACGACGACCGCTGTGCAAATGTAAAGGGCGTGGCGCGGGTCGAAATCGTTTTAAAATAGAGGAGTATGTACAAGAAGTTAAACCAGAAAACTTCAACACCTGAAAGGCGTGACTACTCCCAACGCCGAAGCAGTTGGGCTTCTTGGCGGTCAATCCGCCTGACGTTGTAGCCCCAACGTCAATATGTTTATCGCAGCATTGTGGTCTCTGTCCGTCTTATACCCACACGCCTTGCAATGATGCACACGATCAGAAAGTGTCTTTTTCTCTCTATGTCCGCATGCTGAGCAATCTTGTTGATGCATCGCCCACAATCCCTTGAGGATTGTGCCGCCAGTAAAAGCACCACACCATAAAATCGTAAGCCCTTCGCCATGCGACCCAAGCCTGAAGGACTTGGGTTTTACGGGCTTTGCAGATAAATATATGAACTGGTCAAATTTTGGCGTCGCAGTCAAAAAATGGAGGTTTAAGATGCTGAGAAACTGCGTTCTACTTATGATGACAGTCATAATATTGGGACAAGCAGACGCGGGATTGCTGCCAGAAACCCCCCAGCCTCAAGGCGGTGATATCGTCGGCTCTTGGGTAGCTGAGAAGATCGCGCTAAACGCTTATGTCCCGGCCGAGCTCGTGCAGTTTGCATCGCCTCTCACAGTTGAAGGCGAGATCAACGGCACAATAACTTTTGGTTCAGATGGCAAGGTTCAATCTGACTACACAACAGTGACCGATATCTCTGCGTTATTAGGTGGGTTAATTCCGGTTGAAGTTACTGTACGCGATATGAGCCAATACCAGGGAAATTACACGATCATGTCCGATACCCATGCACTCACCATAACGCGCGAAAATGAAGACCCACTCAATTATACGTACACAGCTACGGCGAATTCACTGAAGATCATACGACCGCTCCTTTTAGAAGAATTATTGGCATCAATACCCGAAGATGCAAGACCCCTCGCAATGAGCGTACTTTCTCAGTACTTATCACCAGATGATCCTATCAAGATCGTGATCACTTTTGAGAAAGAGACAGATACGGGGATGCCGAGTATGCCAACTGCCGACTTTGATGGCGATGGGCAGGTTGGGATCCCAGACTTTTTACTTTTTGTTGAAGTATTTGGAACCCAGAGCGGACAGGAGAACTTCGATCCAAAATTTGATCTCGACAGCGATGGAACCGTTGGCATTTCCGACTTCCTCATCTTTGTGGATTCTCTTGGCAAAACGGTCAATGGATAGCTATCAGTTGCTCAACACCAACGCCGGTCACACGCATCAAAGGAGAAAAAACACCATGTCATTGACACAAAATCAAATTGACCAGTATCGCGATCGGGGATTCACGATTGCGGAAAATGTATTGGATGACGCGGCCTTTGAACCGATTGAACACGCTTACGACATATTGATCAATCAAAAGGCGCAAGAACTATTGGAAGAAGGAACGATCTCATCCGCACATGCAGACAAACCCTTCAGCCATCGGCTGGCTGCGATTGCCCGGGAATTAGACGATAAGGGATATGACGCGCTGCGCAGTTTTGTGGGGGGATTTGACATCATGCGCGCGCGCGTAAAACCGATGTTCGACATCTTCTTCAACGAACAATTATTATCCGCAGTCGAAAGCCTCATAGGACCAGAAATAACCCTGAGTCCAATTCAGCATTTCCGCCCCTACTTGCCCGCGCGAGAAACACAACCCGGACAGGTACCCTGGCACCAGGACCAAGGCGTAACAAAAGAAGAAGCGGACATCTCGGAAATCATAACCTGCTGGATACCACTCGTAGATGTCACCCCGGAACGCGGATGCCTACAGGTACTGCCCGGCGTAGTACCCATGGGACTGCTCGAACACCAGCGCGAAGGCGGCACCATGATCAAACCCATGTACATGCCGGAAATCGAACCCGTAAACTGCATAATGAAACGCGGCGACGTACTCATGATGAGCGCGTACACCCCGCACAGAGGCCAGCCAAACCGCTCCAATCTGGTGCGCTGGAGCATGGACCTGCGGTTTCAAAAAACGGGCACACCCACAGGGCGCCCATTCTGGCCCGAATTTATCGTCCAGAGTAAAGAAACCCCCGCATCTGTGCAAGACAGCTTTGACGAATGGTGTACGCGGTGGATAACGGACCTGCGGGAGAGCAAGGGAACCCATCTGCATCGGGTATAACCCCCCCTGCGTCATTCAAACGGAATATCATCCGCATTAAAAACCTGCGTGCGTTTCATCATGCGGCGTTCCGATGGCGGAAAGGGTTCGCGACGATGCATCGTGGGGCGGTTGTCCCACATCACCAGATCGCCGACCTGCCAGATATGGGTCCACAAAAATTCGGGACGGGCCGCGTGCTCAAAAAGCGTCTTGAGAAGCGCGTCGCTTTCATCGACGGGCATATCGAGAATATATTTGGTCAGATGGGGACCGGCATAAAGCGACTTGCGCCCGGTTTCTGGATGGGTGCGCACGACCGGATGGTCAACGCGCTCGGGTGGGTTTTGTTCCTCAACATAATGGCGATGCACGGCTCGCAATCCCGTGAGCCGTTTTTTCATATCTTCATCTAACGCTTCATACGCGGCATAACAATTGCACCACTGGGTATTGCCCCCTGTACTGGGAATCTCAAGCGCATAGAGAACAGAAATCGTGCCGGGCCGCTTGAGATACGACAAATCGGAGTGAAAGCTAACCTCTCCATCGCCCAGAGCACCGATGGGCTGCCCGTTCTCCTCGATATTGGAAACAATAAAAATCTCTTTGTTTTCCCGATCCAGTTGTTTGCGAACGTGTTCTACCGCGCGACCAAAATAATTGGTAAAGCGAATCTGATCTTCCTCACACAAATCTTGATCCCGAAAATACACCACACAGTAATCGAGCAATGCCTGGCGAATAGCCTGGACGTTATCATCGTCGAGTGCCTGCGAAATATTAAGCCCCCGAATTTCAGCGCCGAGTGCGCCGCCAGAAGGTATGACTTGCATAGTTCGTACCACCTCATCTATCCGGCCATTTATACGCGACCTTTGCATTCTTCCAAAAATACTTCTCCAGCACCGCGTCACCCTTTTGAGAAAAATAATCATACACAAGGCGTTGCGCCTCGGCAGGGGTGCGCTTGCTGCGTTCGAGAACCGGCCAATCACTGCCGTAAATCACGCGATCTTCACCAAAAAGCTGCCAGAGCGCGTCGAGCAAATAGACATAAAAATCGGGATCTGTAGGAGCCGGAATGACCTGACAGCGCAAATCCATCAGGCCCGACACCTTGCAAAAAATATTGGGCTGTTCCGCGGCTTTTTGCATAAGCTCCAAACGCTCGGGCGCAATGGGATTCCCATCTGCCGGAATATTGCCGCAGTGATTGATCACAATGCGAAGATCGGGCAAACGACGCGCGATTTCCACAACCGCATCGTTGATCC contains these protein-coding regions:
- a CDS encoding molybdopterin-dependent oxidoreductase — its product is MKTLLLICAESEAQISRQFINAANDAKIADQVAATSFDKLEESVRTSEGIDRILIFPALIALPDTMRENLLQRIATLQNENPQIRILLTSPLGGDPRLFDMIQDRMAAALKSTQNTPILTIETPNTSRILDFENFATLPNQIADISTLVPDRQGQGVWVREVLDHTPNADAIFYADADRFSATVDLALVRERGLLIYGLEGQPLPASYGGPLRLIIPGHDDRCANVKGVARVEIVLK
- the rimO gene encoding 30S ribosomal protein S12 methylthiotransferase RimO, with product MPTINLITLGCPKNTVDSERMHHLLKLNGYDLSDDAEDADIIVVNTCGFIEPAKEESIATVMDAAEYKKNGRCRGVIVTGCLAERYRTELETELVEADMIVGLAGEREIVAHCDNLLGTSRIHTIRDAEARHLLTPKHWAYLRISDGCDRTCAFCAIPSFRGKNKSENLDRLVAEAYRMVGNGVREIALIAQDTMRYGADLYGKPRLIDLIEELIQIEKLDWVRMLYAYPTGWRNELIDLLATEEKLCAYIDLPIQHASDPILKAMNRGTTKAGIRKLIHTLRERIPNLTIRSSIITGFPGERDEHFAELMDFVDEMQFNRLVGFTYSHEENTQAGALEDDVPADIKRERLNDLMALQAQISGELNAAHVGRTFKVLVDEASDDPAYHYVGRTRMDAPEIDGAVFFTGPANIGDFVEVEITDATEHDLIGHVVKTNALLEIAPIKI
- a CDS encoding TauD/TfdA family dioxygenase, which encodes MQVIPSGGALGAEIRGLNISQALDDDNVQAIRQALLDYCVVYFRDQDLCEEDQIRFTNYFGRAVEHVRKQLDRENKEIFIVSNIEENGQPIGALGDGEVSFHSDLSYLKRPGTISVLYALEIPSTGGNTQWCNCYAAYEALDEDMKKRLTGLRAVHRHYVEEQNPPERVDHPVVRTHPETGRKSLYAGPHLTKYILDMPVDESDALLKTLFEHAARPEFLWTHIWQVGDLVMWDNRPTMHRREPFPPSERRMMKRTQVFNADDIPFE
- the asd gene encoding archaetidylserine decarboxylase (Phosphatidylserine decarboxylase is synthesized as a single chain precursor. Generation of the pyruvoyl active site from a Ser is coupled to cleavage of a Gly-Ser bond between the larger (beta) and smaller (alpha chains). It is an integral membrane protein.), translating into MTEQITYRNRKTDEMISEPLILPRIQYAVARSRVAIFVYNIFLNTYPFCWLLGKWMDLSGSQKKIQPFVQKYDINLNEIELPLNQYKNLNAFFSRKLKPDARPFIADSHIFCSPADGKVLAYPKLNAQTRLPIKGSHVDIAHLLSSKESAIPYRNGAALVIRLAPADYHRYHFPVAGIATSSTKISGRYYLVNPIALDVKPDLFAHNKREVTYLETEHFGRIMIMEVAGWGVGRIVQTYQPGNVERGQEKGYFQFGGSTLVLLFEPGRIVFDNDLTRDTQAGIEVQVHAGSQLGVQAAS
- a CDS encoding dihydrofolate reductase; its protein translation is MTIIAAMDKNRVIGRDNKMPWHISEESKHFRRTTTGHTLLVGRKTYQSWGGKPLPDRLHVIVSRTMPDTKGVDVCRSLEEAIEKARSYGREVFICGGGEIYRATLSKADRMILSYIDGEYAGDEYFPEFDENEWFILKKEPHDQFTVVYYERKS
- a CDS encoding thymidylate synthase yields the protein MHTYLDQLQHVLDHGVKKGDRTGVGTISCFGLHARYAMADGFPAVTTKRLVWKSILSELLWFISGSDNIYDLKTYLKSNRLWDGNYEDYLNRLGRNKNDGSMGRIYGVQWRRWKGANGKVVDQLQNAIDLIRENPESRRIMVNAWNAAEIGTRDVALPPCHNFFQFYVAEGKLSLQMYQRSCDMFLGVPLNIASYSVLLHMVAKITNLTPCEFIHVLGDAHIYLNHLDAVKEQLSREPYPLPKLRIKDRGQTEIDHFEIDDFELINYQHHDTIRAEMAV
- a CDS encoding amidohydrolase family protein — translated: MIIDTHIHIYDPTRPEGVPFPEPDDEIYRRVMPEDYRALVVSEGVTGAIIVEASTWVEDNQWVLDVIEDDPFIVGLVGNLDPRAEDFGDHLNRLSPNPLFLGIRPRTHPWEREDLGKMAGALEKLVEHDLELDSGINDAVVEIARRLPDLRIVINHCGNIPADGNPIAPERLELMQKAAEQPNIFCKVSGLMDLRCQVIPAPTDPDFYVYLLDALWQLFGEDRVIYGSDWPVLERSKRTPAEAQRLVYDYFSQKGDAVLEKYFWKNAKVAYKWPDR
- a CDS encoding phytanoyl-CoA dioxygenase family protein, with the translated sequence MSLTQNQIDQYRDRGFTIAENVLDDAAFEPIEHAYDILINQKAQELLEEGTISSAHADKPFSHRLAAIARELDDKGYDALRSFVGGFDIMRARVKPMFDIFFNEQLLSAVESLIGPEITLSPIQHFRPYLPARETQPGQVPWHQDQGVTKEEADISEIITCWIPLVDVTPERGCLQVLPGVVPMGLLEHQREGGTMIKPMYMPEIEPVNCIMKRGDVLMMSAYTPHRGQPNRSNLVRWSMDLRFQKTGTPTGRPFWPEFIVQSKETPASVQDSFDEWCTRWITDLRESKGTHLHRV